In the Paenibacillus pabuli genome, one interval contains:
- a CDS encoding spore coat protein, with translation MELHELTAFQSNQLTHFKMVVNDVKNPALQALYKEAIMAIEQNLKELLQYYPLAPQGNRNSGNDQDMTAFYAGQLLGFAKTSVRNYAIGITETATPQLRETLQKQLNGAIQLHGKVFYFMLEQGFYPSYDLPKLLANDVAMANKAISL, from the coding sequence ATGGAGCTCCATGAATTGACTGCATTTCAGAGCAACCAGTTAACTCACTTCAAAATGGTGGTTAACGACGTTAAGAACCCCGCTTTGCAAGCTCTCTATAAGGAAGCGATCATGGCCATTGAACAAAACTTGAAAGAGCTCCTTCAATATTATCCGCTGGCTCCCCAAGGAAACAGAAACAGCGGCAATGATCAGGACATGACTGCCTTCTACGCAGGCCAGCTGCTCGGTTTTGCCAAAACGTCCGTTCGCAATTATGCCATTGGAATTACTGAAACAGCGACTCCTCAGCTGCGGGAAACATTGCAAAAACAATTAAACGGGGCCATTCAACTGCATGGTAAAGTCTTTTATTTTATGCTTGAACAAGGATTTTACCCTTCTTATGATCTTCCGAAGCTTCTGGCTAACGATGTTGCCATGGCAAATAAAGCAATATCACTATAA
- a CDS encoding glycoside hydrolase family 2 TIM barrel-domain containing protein, whose amino-acid sequence MLPIINLQGVWRMQLDENKLGVHAPFDDTINMPNTTSHARKGKRNELAEVGALTDEYAFEGWLWLEREFEVPEELEGKYCCLHLERTRVTTVWIDDIPLGTRNSLNTPHEYVLKEGLSAGAHVIRIKVDNTSYPTKGGHMTSKDTQTNWNGITGKLELKFSNEARLNNVQIYPDATNKSITLSLKLDGEFQDAQIAVSAKSYAIYEHTSDVEEGVHEVAERLYTVDHNEMSISYALGDEALLWSDDAPHLYKITVTLREENGKIIDDREIVIGLRDFKANGDKFTINNRPTFLRGKHDGLIFPLTGYAPTDVNEWVRILGISKSYGINHYRFHTCCPPEAAFVAADLLGIYMEPELPFWGTITDETDPNHNQQEQDYLIEEGFAILRNFGNHPSFVMMSLGNELWGSKEKLSAILKEYKAYDQRHLYTQGSNNFQFTPVILEEEDFFSGVRFSRDRLIRGSYAMCDAPLGHVQTDLPGTLKDYDEHIRPQQHTGLQDSDSQEQEIQIQYGTVSKTVKAAAADKELIPHIPVVSHEIGQYAMYPNFAEIEKYTGSIKAHNFEIFRERLQAKGMGHLAESFFHASGQLAVDCYKEELEAAFRSERLAGFQLLDLQDFSGQGTALVGILDAFMDSKGLISAEEWRTFCSDAVLMARFEKYNYAARETFNASVELSYYRQVPLKGETLRWEFTHGNRVVSEGEQLITEDHMKPYQKLGNVKITLPNVENMTQVTLKLSISNTDIYKSYNIWIYPEQEDRQFAGAPVYKTLTEAALQRLEEGGSVLLLAAPDQVSNAIEGLYSSDFWCYPMFRSISESMNKPVPVGTLGLLIQNEHPALQHFPSEMHSTYPWWNIVTHSRSIILDDLPADVQPIVQTIDNFERNHKLGLLFECKVGKGKVLVGALDYDQLMGQIEGRQFIHSLMQYMDSDDFQPAHELTTSQLNQLLFG is encoded by the coding sequence ATGTTGCCCATCATTAACTTGCAAGGAGTCTGGAGAATGCAGCTTGACGAGAACAAGCTGGGAGTCCATGCTCCGTTTGACGACACGATAAACATGCCAAATACAACGTCCCATGCCAGAAAGGGAAAGAGAAATGAGCTGGCTGAGGTTGGAGCGCTCACAGACGAATACGCTTTCGAGGGATGGCTCTGGCTGGAGCGGGAGTTTGAGGTTCCGGAGGAATTGGAAGGAAAGTATTGCTGTCTTCATCTGGAGCGTACCCGAGTCACAACGGTCTGGATCGATGATATTCCACTTGGAACCAGAAACAGTCTCAATACGCCCCATGAGTATGTTCTTAAGGAAGGGCTCTCTGCTGGCGCACACGTGATTCGAATCAAGGTGGACAACACGAGTTACCCAACCAAAGGTGGGCATATGACCTCCAAGGATACACAGACGAACTGGAACGGCATTACCGGTAAACTGGAATTGAAATTTAGCAATGAAGCACGGTTGAATAATGTACAGATTTATCCAGATGCGACGAATAAATCGATAACGCTTTCGTTAAAATTGGATGGGGAGTTTCAGGACGCCCAAATTGCAGTGTCAGCTAAAAGTTATGCCATTTATGAGCACACTTCCGACGTGGAAGAAGGCGTACATGAAGTTGCCGAGCGGCTGTACACAGTTGATCATAACGAAATGAGTATCTCTTATGCATTAGGTGATGAAGCGCTTTTATGGAGTGACGATGCACCTCATTTATATAAGATTACCGTCACATTGCGCGAAGAGAATGGGAAAATCATCGATGATCGGGAGATCGTTATTGGGCTGCGAGATTTCAAGGCTAATGGAGACAAGTTTACAATCAATAATCGGCCAACCTTTTTGAGAGGCAAACATGATGGATTGATCTTCCCGCTAACTGGCTATGCACCAACGGACGTGAACGAATGGGTGAGAATCCTCGGTATTTCGAAATCCTACGGTATTAATCATTATCGTTTCCATACCTGCTGTCCACCTGAAGCAGCATTTGTTGCGGCTGATTTGCTGGGAATTTACATGGAACCCGAGCTGCCATTTTGGGGAACCATCACGGATGAGACCGATCCGAACCATAATCAGCAAGAGCAGGATTATTTGATTGAGGAAGGATTCGCCATTTTGCGGAACTTCGGTAATCATCCATCGTTTGTCATGATGTCACTGGGCAATGAATTGTGGGGGAGCAAGGAAAAGCTGAGTGCTATTCTAAAAGAGTACAAGGCATACGATCAGCGCCATTTATATACTCAAGGCTCCAACAATTTTCAGTTTACCCCGGTAATTCTGGAGGAAGAAGATTTCTTCAGTGGGGTACGATTCTCCCGCGACCGCTTGATCAGAGGTTCTTATGCGATGTGTGACGCTCCGCTGGGCCATGTTCAAACAGATCTTCCAGGTACATTGAAAGATTATGATGAGCACATCCGCCCTCAGCAGCACACCGGACTGCAGGATTCCGATTCGCAGGAACAGGAGATTCAAATTCAATATGGCACCGTCTCCAAAACCGTGAAAGCGGCTGCAGCGGATAAGGAACTCATTCCGCATATCCCTGTAGTCTCTCACGAGATTGGGCAGTATGCCATGTACCCGAATTTTGCGGAGATTGAGAAGTATACAGGCTCAATCAAAGCACATAACTTTGAGATCTTTCGAGAACGTTTGCAAGCCAAAGGCATGGGGCATCTTGCTGAATCGTTCTTCCATGCCTCAGGTCAGCTGGCTGTAGATTGTTACAAGGAAGAGCTGGAGGCGGCTTTCAGGTCCGAGCGGCTTGCAGGCTTTCAACTGCTGGATTTGCAGGACTTTAGCGGGCAAGGTACTGCCCTTGTTGGCATATTGGACGCGTTTATGGACTCCAAAGGTTTAATCAGTGCCGAAGAATGGCGAACCTTCTGCTCGGATGCCGTGCTAATGGCCCGCTTTGAGAAGTATAACTATGCTGCTCGTGAGACGTTCAACGCATCGGTAGAGTTAAGCTACTACCGTCAGGTCCCATTGAAAGGGGAAACCTTGAGATGGGAATTCACGCATGGAAACCGCGTCGTATCCGAAGGTGAACAGCTTATTACGGAGGATCATATGAAACCTTACCAGAAGCTTGGTAACGTCAAGATAACTCTGCCTAATGTAGAAAATATGACTCAAGTAACGTTAAAGTTGTCCATATCGAATACGGATATTTATAAATCCTATAACATCTGGATTTACCCTGAGCAAGAGGATCGCCAGTTTGCTGGCGCGCCTGTGTATAAGACGCTCACAGAAGCCGCGCTGCAGAGGTTGGAAGAGGGCGGCTCCGTTCTTCTGCTGGCTGCTCCTGATCAGGTTAGCAACGCCATTGAAGGATTATATAGTAGCGATTTCTGGTGTTATCCCATGTTCCGGTCCATCTCGGAAAGCATGAATAAACCTGTTCCGGTAGGTACCCTCGGTTTGCTCATACAGAATGAACACCCGGCTCTACAGCATTTTCCGAGCGAGATGCACTCCACTTATCCATGGTGGAATATTGTTACCCATTCGCGTTCAATTATTTTGGACGATCTCCCCGCAGATGTGCAGCCCATCGTGCAGACGATAGATAACTTTGAGCGTAATCATAAGCTTGGACTGTTATTTGAATGCAAAGTGGGCAAGGGAAAAGTGTTAGTTGGGGCACTGGATTATGATCAGCTGATGGGTCAGATTGAGGGGCGACAATTTATTCATAGTCTGATGCAATACATGGATAGTGATGATTTCCAACCTGCTCACGAGCTGACTACGAGTCAATTGAATCAATTGCTGTTTGGTTGA
- a CDS encoding S-layer homology domain-containing protein, giving the protein MMINPLYKKVLAILLSTALVIGWFGGLGSAPVVKAAETIEPQADILLNKNSTWKYFDQGLDLKSVWQAVYEDDTWAVDKAPFGYKDNGNGISTTYFGPLQTEVDYGGNEDLKHRTTYFRTTLNVNQDQIQNYGQILGTFGIDDGAVLYVNGTEVRRFGMPDGEINYSTKATSSKDLPVMYEDVDLTEPLQTLLHDGENIIAVEVHQQSDGSSDLYFDMELRALTEAPAINISKITATFHGDAKSSKGFTWYTPLSSTNSHVQVVRKQDGALDFNAAQTFSGEASISRNSPGEMVHKAEATGLEANTSYYYRVGDEALGLWSETGEFKTAPEDGAFTFVDLTDTQAKDEEEAILSAATLSKALATVPDAEFVVHNGDVVENGTSEQEWNWLLNHSQKDLMRTTIVPSAGNHENKNYAFYDHFNVEQPENADTVTGAYYSYDYSNAHFIVLNSNENSAEYANFSNEQVEWMKQDVEQAKSAGAEWIIVNIHKGPYTTSNHATDKDIIGENGVRNKIAPLMNELGIDLVLQGHDHIYARTKPIKQDGQAEEAVKITESFNGESIEYNVNPDGTIYMIPGTAGAKVYFKNTKPELGDAYFSLFEKAEENHARVYGDTTSAARGQVQNFTSLTVDGGKLTAIVYEIDQNKYNAAPFVVDTFGITKETDSNDEQVSKVTVTFNGDPTTSKGFTWYTSEQVTGSDLQVVGKTADTADFSTAISFEGRSTQSVNSPTELVHKAEADNLKPDTLYYFRVGDASSNTWSKVGTFRTAPKTGAFTFIDLADTQAKEEDEAILSSETLDKALAAIPNAQFVVHNGDIVDKGVKEEQWDWLLGHSQSSLLNTTIVPSAGNHEDENYAFIDHFNLDVPVNSATETGAYYSYDYSNTHFVVLNSNEDSEEYNNFSAEQVQWLQDDVREARKNGADWIIVNIHKGPYTTSNHATDSDIIGPNGVRNKIAPLMAKLDIDFVLQGHDHIYARTKPIDETGKAKDAVKITETLNGKKIEYAVNPDGTIYLIPATAGPKVYYKNQDPVLGDAYYSLFELAEENHAAKYGPDPNDDRRPKRGQIQNFVGITIDGNKLTAVTYEIDQNINDAKPFIIDQFGMIKKANTETPNPGPGTSNPGSGGGSGNSGGSGSSTPTPGTGSETTQPETEQGGNPDTSNPGQSGSGNNVNAPQLKDTEGHWAKSLIDQALAAGFVQGYGDGTFRPNQKVTRAEFITMLGRAMKLNTSSTATAYTDAKQIPVWSAPYIVEAAAAGIISGYTDGSFKPNKPLNRAEMVTMIARASSTPEGSTASLSFEDLDQIPAWAAPYVASMVEAGLIDGVGGNRFAPLQTATRAESVKLILSLLDQN; this is encoded by the coding sequence ATGATGATTAACCCATTGTACAAAAAGGTTCTAGCCATCCTGCTATCAACCGCACTGGTTATTGGATGGTTTGGGGGACTGGGCTCAGCACCAGTAGTCAAGGCAGCAGAGACCATTGAACCTCAAGCAGACATCTTGCTTAACAAAAATTCAACGTGGAAGTATTTTGATCAAGGCCTAGATTTAAAATCGGTATGGCAGGCTGTCTATGAAGACGATACATGGGCAGTAGACAAGGCTCCTTTTGGTTACAAAGACAATGGTAACGGCATATCAACGACATATTTCGGACCGCTACAGACAGAAGTGGACTATGGTGGTAACGAAGATCTGAAACACCGTACTACATATTTCCGGACAACACTGAACGTAAACCAGGATCAAATCCAAAACTATGGTCAAATTCTGGGTACCTTCGGCATTGATGATGGTGCTGTTCTATATGTGAATGGAACGGAAGTTCGCCGATTCGGCATGCCTGATGGTGAGATTAACTATTCCACCAAAGCAACATCTTCGAAGGATCTGCCGGTCATGTATGAAGATGTGGATCTGACCGAACCGCTTCAAACGCTCCTGCATGACGGGGAGAATATCATTGCAGTAGAGGTACATCAGCAAAGCGATGGAAGCTCAGATCTGTACTTTGATATGGAGCTGAGAGCGTTAACTGAGGCACCGGCAATCAATATTAGCAAAATAACGGCTACGTTCCATGGTGACGCCAAATCAAGTAAAGGGTTTACCTGGTATACACCGCTTTCTTCGACCAATAGTCATGTGCAAGTGGTCCGGAAACAGGACGGAGCTCTTGATTTCAATGCGGCACAAACGTTTAGTGGTGAAGCGAGCATCTCCAGAAACTCTCCGGGAGAAATGGTTCATAAAGCAGAAGCTACAGGACTTGAAGCAAACACTTCATACTATTATCGCGTAGGTGACGAAGCGCTGGGACTATGGAGTGAAACAGGAGAATTCAAGACGGCTCCAGAGGATGGAGCATTTACCTTTGTTGATTTAACGGATACGCAGGCGAAGGATGAGGAAGAGGCCATTTTATCGGCGGCTACGCTGTCGAAGGCATTGGCTACCGTTCCAGACGCGGAGTTTGTCGTTCACAACGGGGATGTTGTCGAGAATGGGACCTCGGAACAGGAATGGAACTGGCTTCTTAATCATTCGCAGAAGGACCTGATGAGAACGACGATTGTACCTTCTGCGGGTAATCACGAGAACAAAAACTATGCATTCTATGACCACTTTAACGTTGAGCAACCAGAGAATGCGGACACTGTCACCGGTGCGTATTACTCATATGACTACAGCAATGCACATTTTATCGTTCTGAACTCCAATGAAAATTCGGCGGAGTATGCCAACTTCTCGAACGAACAAGTCGAGTGGATGAAGCAGGATGTGGAGCAGGCCAAATCCGCTGGAGCAGAGTGGATCATCGTCAATATTCACAAAGGACCGTATACAACGTCCAACCATGCCACCGACAAGGACATTATTGGTGAGAACGGCGTAAGAAACAAAATTGCTCCACTCATGAATGAGCTTGGCATTGATCTCGTGCTTCAAGGACACGATCACATCTACGCTCGCACGAAACCAATTAAGCAGGATGGACAAGCGGAAGAAGCAGTCAAAATTACAGAATCCTTTAACGGGGAAAGCATTGAATACAACGTTAACCCGGACGGAACCATCTACATGATTCCAGGTACGGCAGGAGCCAAGGTATATTTCAAAAATACGAAACCCGAACTGGGTGATGCATATTTCAGTCTGTTTGAGAAAGCAGAAGAAAATCATGCCCGCGTGTATGGAGATACAACCAGTGCAGCAAGAGGTCAGGTGCAGAATTTCACCTCACTGACTGTTGATGGCGGCAAACTCACTGCGATCGTTTATGAAATCGATCAGAATAAATATAATGCTGCACCTTTTGTCGTAGATACATTCGGAATTACCAAGGAAACAGACTCCAATGATGAGCAAGTGAGCAAGGTTACTGTTACATTTAATGGAGATCCAACGACAAGCAAAGGATTTACCTGGTACACATCTGAACAAGTCACGGGAAGTGATCTTCAGGTCGTTGGAAAAACAGCGGACACCGCTGACTTCTCTACAGCCATTTCTTTTGAAGGGCGTTCAACCCAGTCCGTGAATTCGCCAACTGAACTTGTACACAAAGCGGAAGCAGACAACCTGAAGCCGGATACGCTTTATTACTTCAGAGTGGGTGACGCTTCCAGCAATACCTGGAGCAAGGTGGGCACGTTCCGTACAGCACCGAAGACAGGAGCCTTTACGTTTATTGACCTGGCAGATACGCAGGCGAAGGAAGAGGATGAAGCCATCCTTTCCTCCGAGACATTGGACAAAGCACTTGCTGCTATTCCGAACGCACAATTTGTGGTGCACAATGGAGATATTGTTGATAAAGGTGTGAAAGAAGAGCAATGGGACTGGCTGCTCGGCCATTCTCAATCAAGCCTCTTGAATACAACAATTGTTCCATCAGCAGGTAATCATGAAGATGAGAACTACGCTTTTATCGATCATTTTAACCTGGATGTACCGGTGAACTCAGCAACAGAGACAGGTGCTTATTATTCTTACGATTACAGTAATACACACTTTGTGGTGTTGAATTCAAATGAGGATTCAGAAGAGTATAACAATTTCTCAGCAGAACAGGTACAGTGGCTGCAGGACGATGTGAGAGAAGCTCGGAAAAACGGAGCAGATTGGATCATCGTTAATATTCATAAAGGTCCTTATACTACGTCCAATCATGCGACAGATTCGGATATTATTGGACCAAACGGGGTTCGTAACAAAATCGCTCCGCTGATGGCAAAACTGGATATCGATTTTGTGTTACAGGGTCATGATCATATTTACGCCCGTACCAAACCGATCGATGAGACCGGGAAAGCGAAAGACGCTGTGAAGATTACGGAGACATTGAACGGTAAGAAGATTGAATACGCGGTGAACCCGGATGGCACCATCTATTTGATTCCAGCAACAGCCGGACCGAAGGTGTACTATAAAAATCAGGATCCTGTTCTTGGAGATGCGTATTACAGCTTGTTTGAATTGGCAGAAGAAAATCATGCTGCAAAGTATGGACCAGATCCGAATGACGATCGTCGTCCGAAACGCGGACAGATTCAAAACTTTGTTGGCATCACCATCGACGGGAACAAGCTTACAGCCGTAACGTATGAGATTGATCAGAATATTAATGATGCAAAACCTTTTATTATTGATCAATTTGGCATGATCAAGAAGGCGAATACGGAAACGCCGAACCCAGGACCTGGTACATCCAACCCTGGATCAGGTGGCGGGTCTGGAAACAGTGGCGGGTCTGGAAGCAGCACCCCGACACCTGGAACAGGTTCGGAGACGACACAGCCAGAGACAGAGCAGGGAGGCAATCCGGATACCAGCAACCCGGGTCAATCTGGAAGCGGCAACAATGTGAATGCACCGCAGCTGAAAGATACGGAAGGGCACTGGGCGAAGTCGCTCATCGATCAAGCCCTTGCTGCAGGATTTGTACAAGGCTATGGCGATGGAACCTTCCGTCCGAATCAAAAAGTAACCCGCGCGGAGTTCATAACCATGCTGGGCAGAGCCATGAAACTGAATACAAGCAGCACGGCAACAGCCTATACCGATGCGAAGCAAATCCCGGTCTGGTCTGCTCCATACATTGTTGAAGCAGCTGCAGCAGGCATTATCAGTGGATATACGGATGGCTCATTTAAGCCGAATAAACCACTGAATCGCGCTGAAATGGTGACTATGATTGCTCGTGCAAGCAGCACACCTGAAGGTTCAACGGCTTCGCTTTCTTTTGAAGACCTTGATCAGATTCCTGCATGGGCAGCGCCTTACGTGGCTTCCATGGTTGAAGCCGGATTGATTGACGGTGTAGGCGGCAATCGATTTGCACCGTTGCAAACGGCGACGCGGGCAGAATCGGTCAAATTAATCTTAAGTCTTCTGGACCAAAACTAA
- a CDS encoding MFS transporter, which translates to MSGLPKSARFPLFILMLNLFIALLGQGMVIPILPEYLKQFNAAGAAAGYLIAAFGTAQFIFSPIGGQLSDRWGRKSMIISGLFLTVVADLLFALATSLPLLYIARFIGGIGIGLMVPANMAYVADITTPETRAKGMGYLGASMNLGMVLGPGLGGLIAEFGIRAPYFFAGGLGLVATLLSLYMPETLPKEKRKPASALVRREPIRNQILNSFRTPYFRYLLLILIMTFGLMNYETVYALFVEQKYGFDATKISIIITVGAVIGIIVQIWLLDLLIKKLGEMKLIRLSLLMTAVALLLMIIKFNLIYLLAVSALFFAFNAFLRPTVSTLIANSAGDRQGYAAGLNTTYSSIGNIIGPLFAGLLFDKHIHIPYIVGALILGLALVLTLQKTNHVKEQVISYD; encoded by the coding sequence ATGAGCGGCTTACCGAAGTCAGCCAGATTTCCACTTTTTATTTTAATGCTAAACTTATTTATTGCTTTACTGGGTCAAGGTATGGTCATTCCTATTTTGCCAGAGTATCTGAAACAATTTAATGCGGCAGGCGCAGCCGCAGGTTACCTCATTGCCGCTTTTGGGACAGCACAGTTTATCTTCTCTCCCATAGGCGGACAGCTTTCGGACCGATGGGGACGAAAATCTATGATTATCTCCGGCCTTTTTCTAACCGTTGTAGCAGATCTGCTGTTTGCCTTAGCCACAAGCCTACCCTTGTTGTATATCGCACGATTTATTGGCGGCATTGGTATTGGTTTGATGGTCCCTGCTAACATGGCCTATGTGGCAGATATCACCACCCCTGAAACTCGTGCCAAAGGCATGGGATACCTAGGCGCATCCATGAACCTTGGAATGGTACTCGGTCCGGGACTGGGTGGTTTAATTGCCGAATTCGGCATCAGAGCACCTTACTTTTTTGCCGGAGGACTTGGTCTTGTAGCTACACTGCTTAGTCTGTATATGCCAGAGACCCTTCCCAAGGAGAAACGGAAACCAGCCAGTGCATTGGTCAGACGCGAGCCAATCCGCAACCAGATACTGAACTCGTTCCGCACACCCTATTTTCGTTATCTGCTCCTTATTCTGATCATGACATTTGGTTTGATGAATTATGAGACCGTCTATGCCCTTTTTGTGGAACAGAAATACGGATTTGATGCCACCAAAATTTCGATTATCATCACAGTCGGTGCAGTGATCGGTATCATTGTTCAGATCTGGCTGCTGGATCTTCTTATTAAGAAGCTCGGCGAAATGAAGCTGATTCGATTATCTCTGCTGATGACTGCAGTCGCTCTGTTGCTGATGATCATCAAGTTCAACCTAATATACTTGTTAGCCGTATCAGCACTCTTTTTTGCCTTCAATGCCTTCTTGAGACCTACGGTAAGTACGTTGATTGCCAATTCTGCCGGAGACCGGCAGGGATATGCTGCAGGATTGAATACAACCTATTCCAGCATAGGGAATATTATTGGACCGCTGTTTGCCGGACTGCTGTTTGACAAACACATTCATATTCCTTATATTGTTGGTGCACTTATCCTTGGGCTCGCCCTTGTCCTGACTCTGCAAAAAACAAACCATGTGAAAGAACAGGTTATCTCCTATGACTGA
- a CDS encoding TetR/AcrR family transcriptional regulator, translated as MTENWHQNFKSKNREALIAAAKELCMKQSFLNVNIKDVCSAAGISRVTFYKHFQSMDELILAIQVEILESMTGYVKNAVSTEMSGKEMLASMLEAWVNYASTHLGYIKFVLLFDLHYEAYDSGQQLKEQYNLFINREKEQHFLLDALQTGYMDGTLRSEPDPLNTAHFIFVSMMSMLQKMSLASEEDQVTIQSDLRFAKRFVEMLVQHLSNERMA; from the coding sequence ATGACTGAGAACTGGCACCAAAATTTCAAAAGCAAAAACCGGGAAGCTTTAATTGCAGCAGCCAAAGAACTATGCATGAAGCAGAGCTTCCTTAATGTGAATATCAAAGATGTCTGCAGCGCAGCCGGAATAAGCCGGGTTACCTTTTACAAACACTTTCAATCCATGGACGAACTGATTCTGGCGATCCAAGTAGAGATTCTGGAGAGTATGACCGGATATGTGAAGAACGCTGTTTCAACGGAAATGAGCGGCAAAGAAATGCTTGCTTCCATGCTTGAAGCCTGGGTGAACTACGCCTCTACCCATCTGGGGTATATCAAATTTGTCTTATTATTCGACCTGCATTATGAAGCGTATGATTCAGGCCAACAATTGAAAGAGCAGTACAATCTGTTTATTAATCGTGAGAAGGAACAACATTTTCTATTAGATGCCCTGCAGACTGGATATATGGACGGTACGCTGAGGTCCGAACCGGATCCCCTCAACACGGCCCACTTTATCTTTGTATCCATGATGAGTATGCTGCAGAAAATGAGCCTGGCGTCAGAAGAAGATCAGGTTACAATCCAAAGTGATCTTAGATTCGCCAAGCGCTTCGTTGAGATGCTGGTACAGCATTTGAGCAATGAAAGAATGGCATGA
- a CDS encoding methyl-accepting chemotaxis protein: MRQTRKKKMDLRLKLYLIILVPLLAMGGLILWTTIDSSENASLMTMQHNNQQLAVNTASLLGQESELIKTLSSTASEESDEYKSLRDELVRVRLQSGALYVYMYNKTSDGWIYTVDGANWDDPEYSPYGTAMEFNPQIQERLLRGEVVTTGIVDDPTWGQLLSSFTPIKDSQGAIVGYLGIDISADAVNQVSTASVNNAYRTVIPIFVVVLILSLLMMLFVVRGILRQVRDIKSSLEQVAGGNLKVVSKHMTNDQLGDISDLINVMVAQLTNILVGIQQGSNTLQQSSRNIADTAQTNQRQTEELSRAIEEIAIGSMKQAEETEHSVQHSENLGKIMDEVGSYVQQFTHTSEQLSAVQVQVTREHEVLLEKGRENAKRVEHQQEISRSLTTQSELASSISGQIHNILKQTQILSLNASIEAARAGEAGKGFAVVAGEMGQLAQQSERSIQEIDEILSSFVQEIHRMGSHFDANMVAVKEQEEQIADCLQAFRQVSRLSTEVHELAQRLENRTMKMHSIREEVEQHLSYIASATEETSAMAEEVTASAVEQQRSASELSDISGQLAGLAGNLKSYSDQFQIDVRKSDSE; this comes from the coding sequence GTGAGACAGACTCGCAAAAAAAAGATGGATTTAAGACTCAAACTGTATTTGATCATTCTGGTGCCATTACTGGCCATGGGCGGTCTCATCTTGTGGACAACCATTGACTCCAGTGAAAATGCATCATTAATGACCATGCAGCATAACAACCAGCAGCTGGCAGTAAACACCGCATCCCTGCTGGGCCAGGAATCGGAATTAATCAAGACATTATCCTCTACTGCTTCGGAGGAAAGCGATGAATACAAAAGTCTTAGAGACGAACTCGTTAGAGTCAGGCTTCAATCGGGTGCCCTATATGTATATATGTATAACAAAACTTCAGATGGGTGGATCTACACGGTGGATGGAGCGAATTGGGACGATCCGGAATATAGCCCTTACGGGACGGCAATGGAGTTCAATCCCCAGATTCAGGAACGCTTGTTAAGAGGTGAAGTCGTTACTACTGGCATTGTGGACGATCCAACCTGGGGACAGCTGCTCTCCTCCTTTACACCCATCAAGGATTCGCAAGGTGCAATTGTTGGCTATCTCGGCATTGATATTTCCGCTGACGCAGTGAATCAAGTCTCCACTGCATCCGTGAATAATGCTTATCGGACCGTTATCCCGATTTTTGTGGTTGTATTGATTCTTTCGCTGCTTATGATGCTATTCGTGGTTAGAGGTATCCTCAGACAAGTACGCGATATTAAGTCGAGCCTTGAACAGGTCGCGGGCGGGAATCTTAAAGTCGTATCCAAACATATGACAAATGATCAGCTCGGTGACATCAGTGATCTGATTAACGTCATGGTTGCGCAATTGACGAACATTCTGGTGGGAATACAGCAAGGGTCGAACACGCTGCAGCAGTCCTCGAGAAATATTGCGGATACGGCTCAGACGAACCAGCGTCAGACCGAAGAACTCTCCAGAGCAATCGAAGAAATCGCCATAGGCTCCATGAAACAGGCTGAAGAAACAGAACATTCCGTCCAGCATTCGGAGAATCTCGGCAAAATTATGGATGAAGTAGGTTCATATGTGCAGCAGTTTACCCATACTTCAGAGCAGCTCTCTGCCGTACAAGTACAAGTTACACGTGAACATGAGGTTCTGCTTGAGAAGGGCCGGGAGAATGCCAAACGTGTTGAGCATCAGCAGGAAATTTCCAGGTCTCTGACGACTCAATCGGAACTCGCTTCCTCTATTAGCGGACAAATTCATAACATTTTAAAACAAACCCAGATCCTTTCGCTGAATGCTTCAATCGAAGCAGCTCGCGCCGGGGAGGCAGGTAAAGGCTTTGCCGTTGTTGCTGGAGAAATGGGACAGCTCGCTCAGCAGTCCGAACGTTCGATTCAAGAGATTGATGAGATTCTGAGTTCTTTTGTTCAAGAAATCCACCGGATGGGCAGTCATTTTGATGCGAATATGGTCGCGGTCAAGGAACAGGAAGAACAGATCGCTGATTGCCTCCAGGCGTTTAGACAGGTTAGCCGCTTATCAACCGAAGTTCATGAGCTAGCTCAGCGTTTGGAAAACCGGACGATGAAAATGCACTCCATACGTGAAGAGGTGGAACAGCATCTGAGCTATATTGCTTCCGCAACCGAGGAAACTTCAGCCATGGCAGAAGAAGTCACGGCCAGTGCTGTGGAGCAGCAGCGATCGGCGAGCGAACTATCGGATATCTCCGGGCAGCTCGCCGGCCTTGCAGGTAACCTCAAATCATATTCCGATCAATTCCAGATCGATGTCCGTAAATCAGATTCAGAATAA